In Actinomadura luteofluorescens, the sequence CCGCCTGGCCGTCGGACGGGCCGCGGCGGGCGCGGAGGCCGACGACGTCCCGGGAGAGATCCGCAGCGGCGACCTCACGATCGACGAGGCCACCTACACCGCCCGGCTCCGCGGCCGCGTCCTCGACCTGACGTTCAAGGAGTTCGAGCTGCTGAAGTACCTGGCCCAGCACCCGGGCCGCGTCTTCACCCGGGCCCAGCTCCTCCAGGAGGTCTGGGGCTACGACTACTTCGGCGGCACCCGCACCGTCGACGTCCACGTCCGCCGCCTCCGCGCCAAGCTCGGCGCCGAGTACGAGTCCCTGATCGGCACCGTCCGCAACGTCGGCTACCGCTTCGTCCCCGACCACCGCCCGGGTGACGCCGAGGAGAAGACGCCCGCCCGCGCCTGAGCGCCGCGCTCTCCTCCGGCGAACCCGCTGAGACGGAGCAGCACCGGAGCCAGGACGAACAGGACGACCGCGAGCGCGGCGACCGCGACCATGGCCCCGCGCAGCCCCACGGCGTCCGCCCAGAGCCCGACATAGACGGGCCCGGCGAGGAACCCGAGGTAGGACACGGTCGTGACGACCGACGTCGCGCGGCCCCGGTAGTCGTCCTCGACGTTCCGCGCGACCAGGCGGAGCAGTGTCGGGAACAGCACGGCGGTCCCGGCGGCGGCGACCGCGAGCCCGATCGCGGCGACCGCCAGCGTGGACGCGACCGAGATGACGAAGGCCCCGCCCGCGGCCCCAGCCGCCCCCGCGAGAAGGGCTCCGCGGACGGCCCTCACCCCACCCGTTGAGAACCGCGTGACAGCGACCGTCCCCGCGAACACGGCGGGCGCGACGGCACTGAGCCCGCCCGAGCGCAACTCGTCGTCGACGAAAACCGCGCTCCAGCTCTGATGCGCGTTCTCGCTGGCGAACGCGAGCGCCCCCAGCACCCCGACGAGCACCAAGGGGACGATCCGGCGCCGCCCCAACGGCGCCACCGCCTCACGCCGACCGACGAAGCCCCCGGGGGACGCC encodes:
- a CDS encoding winged helix-turn-helix transcriptional regulator; amino-acid sequence: MSSLLLLTNALEPSDEVLPALGLLLHSVRVAPAEGSALIDAPPADVVLVDARRDLVQAKGLCRLLRTTGLDCPLLAIVTEGGLAALSSEWGLDDVLLQTAGPAEVEARLRLAVGRAAAGAEADDVPGEIRSGDLTIDEATYTARLRGRVLDLTFKEFELLKYLAQHPGRVFTRAQLLQEVWGYDYFGGTRTVDVHVRRLRAKLGAEYESLIGTVRNVGYRFVPDHRPGDAEEKTPARA
- a CDS encoding MFS transporter; the encoded protein is MKVEASWRAFAGFAAFGVFWGVWGAGVPRVQERAGIGDGALGLALLFVGAGALPAMLLMGRALDRWGPGVAGAAIMALGGAGVVVAFAAVNLAGLCLGLAVVGASSGAADVGINAIAGRAERDAGKAVITRAHGVFSGLVVLASLASGAASSLPFVVPFVVAGVGCLAAGVCLWASPGGFVGRREAVAPLGRRRIVPLVLVGVLGALAFASENAHQSWSAVFVDDELRSGGLSAVAPAVFAGTVAVTRFSTGGVRAVRGALLAGAAGAAGGAFVISVASTLAVAAIGLAVAAAGTAVLFPTLLRLVARNVEDDYRGRATSVVTTVSYLGFLAGPVYVGLWADAVGLRGAMVAVAALAVVLFVLAPVLLRLSGFAGGERGAQARAGVFSSASPGRWSGTKR